One Mya arenaria isolate MELC-2E11 chromosome 5, ASM2691426v1 genomic window carries:
- the LOC128234953 gene encoding uncharacterized protein LOC128234953 translates to MRFTLEEELNPTCLFTFICRERDFIQLCNNYRLNVVDSEDLFEQILDSLQDVKQSGLRVRPLLFETMKTVAHLKLPNLEIRWRPACKTRVAQHNKMRQEEKEADRKRLERKCKNQREELETMEAMRVEMDRMRAEIAELREEVRSLKEGANTCTAPSTEMAEQSRIPRPKGPASASAHRSLFAAVRRRPGFAAGSASTTSTACRTSTTTASTTARSTSARSTAATVGSSTRKTTSARSSAATAPSMSSAGGQTSAPSTSSAGGQTVEGGAARGRGKVSTKRKRVDDDGGQAKKKPAWK, encoded by the exons ATGAGGTTCACATTGGAGGAAGAACTGAACCCCACTTGcctgtttacatttatttgccGGGAGAGAGACTTTATACA ATTGTGCAACAACTACAGGTTGAATGTTGTAGATTCAGAAGACCTTTTTGAGCAGATCTTGGATAGTTTACAGGATGTGAAGCAGTCAGG gcTTAGGGTTCGTCCCCtattatttgaaacaatgaagACGGTGGCCCACCTGAAACTACCAAACCTAGAGATAAGATGGAGACCGGCATGTAAGACCAGAGTGGCACAACACAACAAG ATGCGGCAGGAGGAGAAAGAAGCGGACAGAAAGAGACTGGAGCGCAAATGCAAAAATCAGAGAGAGGAA cttGAAACGATGGAAGCTATGAGAGTGGAGATGGATCGCATGAGAGCTGAGATTGCAGAATTGAGGGAGGAAGTCAGGTCTCTTAAAGAAGGGGCCAATACTTGTACGGCCCCTTCAACTGAAATGGCAGAACAGAGCAGG ATCCCAAGGCCAAAGGGACCTGCATCTGCCAGTGCGCACAGGAGCCTTTTTGCAGCTGTGCGCAGGAGACCTGGCTTCGCTGCGGGCAGTGCTTCTACAACGTCAACTGCGTGCAGGACATCAACAACAACTGCATCAACAACTGCACGCAGTACTTCTGCCCGCAGCACGGCAGCAACTGTGGGCAGCTCTACACGGAAGACAACATCTGCCCGCAGCTCTGCTGCCACTGCCCCCAGCATGTCATCAGCTGGTGGGCAGACTTCTGCCCCCAGCACATCATCAGCTGGTGGGCAGACGGTCGAGGGTGGGGCAGCTCGAGGTCGTGGAAAAGTCT caaCAAAACGTAAGCGTGTTGATGACGATGGGGGGCAGGCAAAGAAAAAACCGGCTTGGAAATGA
- the LOC128235570 gene encoding uncharacterized protein LOC128235570 encodes MTSPIGNFQQPFTYGMQQSPGMFQPAPPAPSTPPSCALQIMEDIKSIKTSLPNIEKTVNTINLKISDMDIKINNLESKVTEVETSCSFISNEFERQKTEVNEAKIEIRKLQQTCGDLKNQSHEFEIQKDQMNDKLLDLESRSMRDNLIFYGIQEHGPEENCDTLVKDFIASKLGIETKDLLFDRIHRLGSNKAPKPRPIVGKFHYYTDREKIRQKSYDEGVKKQLKEARQGVGVQRPQQTRDARKALFDIIKAEESNGKTTRLAGNKLYVNGNLFKTYVNGKVCDPPRYNAQGQN; translated from the coding sequence atgaccTCTCCTATTGGAAACTTCCAACAACCGTTCACCTATGGTATGCAGCAGTCACCAGGGATGTTTCAGCCAGCACCCCCGGCGCCGTCAACTCCGCCAAGTTGTGCTTTACAGATCATGGAAGATATTAAATCCATAAAAACGTCACTTCCAAATATTGAAAAGACAGTTAATACCATCAATCTCAAAATATCGGACATGGATATTAAAATCAACAATCTAGAGTCAAAGGTTACGGAAGTAGAAACGTCATGCAGCTTTATTAGTAATGAGTTTGAAAGACAGAAAACTGAAGTGAACGAGGCAAAAATTGAAATTAGAAAATTGCAACAAACATGTGGTGACTTAAAAAATCAATCGCACGAATTTGAAATCCAAAAAGATCAAATGAACGACAAGCTCTTAGACTTGGAATCAAGATCAATGCGGGATAATTTGATTTTCTACGGAATACAGGAACATGGTCCCGAGGAAAACTGTGACACTCTTGTAAAGGATTTTATAGCCTCTAAACTCGGCATTGAAACAAAAGACTTGTTATTTGACCGCATACATAGATTAGGTTCAAATAAAGCACCAAAGCCCCGACCGATCGTCGGTAAGTTTCACTATTACACCGACAGAGAAAAGATACGACAAAAATCGTACGACGAAGgcgtaaaaaaacaactgaaagAGGCCAGGCAGGGGGTCGGTGTTCAGAGACCGCAACAGACCAGGGATGCCAGGAAAGCGTTATTTGATATCATCAAAGCTGAAGAATCAAACGGGAAAACCACAAGGCTTGCTGGAAATAAACTTTACGTAAACGGCAACCTCTTCAAGACATACGTCAACGGGAAAGTATGCGATCCTCCACGTTACAACGCACAGGGCCAGAACTAG